The nucleotide sequence ttgccaaatacagctaaggtaatatatgcctaaGGTACAAAACCGCTTTTAGTCCACaattttgaattgtaaataaaCCGAAAAATCTCGagatgttgtgccaaatacataaacaaattaattgttatttcatCTTTCTTTTAGGTAGATCACAGTAACACAACAATGAAATCATCTCTCGTGtgtttaatttttacttttttggttgTTCTAATTAGTGCTGATAGTAACGCAGACACAGCTTTTATAAATGCACCATCTGGACCAATAAAAGGACTTAAACTGAATTATCCCAAAACAGGAGAACCGTTATTCGAATTCAGGGGAATACCCTTCGCCAAACCACCGATTGGTCCATTGAGATTCCAAAAAACAGAACCACTTGAAAAACGAAAAGAAGTTCATGATGGAACAAAGTACGGACACATCTGTATGCAGCCAGGTATCGATTTCATACCCGAACCTAGTAGACCAGCCATGTCGGAAGATTGTTTGGTATTGAATGTCTACGTTCCACGAAAGTTACAAGGACACAAATTATCAGTTATGGTATGGTTACACGGTGGTGGTTTTTGGATTGGTTATGGACACCAATACGATGGTGGAAAACTTGCTATGGAAGGAAATGTTATTATTGTAACAATAAACTATAGACTTGGTGCATTTGGCCTTTTTTCTGTAGGTCATTCTGCAGCAAAAGGTAACTATGGTTTATGGGATCAAAAGATGGCACTCCAATGGGTACATGATAATATTGCATCATTTGGAGGTAATCCCGAGTCTGTTACACTATTTGGTGAATCCGCGGGGGGAATGAGTGCATCATTTCAATCACTTATACCTTCAAATAAAGGACTTTTTCAGCGAGTTATTGCACAGAGTAGTGTTGTATCTAGATTTGTACTTCTAAAAGATAGCAGTGTTGAAAAATTTGTAGCAGAAATAGCTGAAAAATCTTCATGTCCATTTGATGATGAACAAATATTCGTTGACTGTTTAAGAGAGAAAACTGCTGATGAATTTCTTAAATTATCCGACGTGTTTGCTTCAATGCCAACGGACAAGATGATGTTTGATTCCCTTGGAATGCCGGTCGTAGATCATGAACTTTTTCTAGAACATCCAATTAAAAGCCTTGAAGACAAGTCATCAGCTGTGTCCCATTTTTTCCGTTCTCTAGATTTCATGGCGGGAGCTACTTCTAACGAAGGATCCGTTCTATATATGACGTTTCCACCAAGCTTCCAAGAACACTTTGCCTTTAATGTTACTGAAGGTATTCCATATAGAGCAGTTTGTGACGGAATACTGTCACCCTTCGTGGAATTGTGGTATGCTAACAACTCAAACGTCAAGGACAAACTGTGTAAATATTATTCCGCAGAGTCTATCGTAAACCAATCTTTAAAAGCAACAGATGCCTGGGCTGACATTTTATTCAACTTTGCTATCAATAAAATGTTAGAATATCACTCTGGAGGTAACACATATCAATATGTTGTATCCAAATTAAGTCCAAAACCTTTCGGCGGGCCTCCTCCTCCATGGTTCAAAGGTGTCGGGCATGGTGATGAACTGCTTTACTTTTTCAACATTACACAGTTTCTGTCACTGGACGAAGAATTTGTACTGAATGATAAAGATAAGGATTTCGAAAAGAAAATGATAAGCTATTGGACATCTTTTGCTAAGACTGGGTAAGTCGAAAATGccaattaattttttattttgcaaaaaaaaattcgAGCGAGACGCGAAGTTCACTTACAATAATATCATCGCAGGTAATcctgaagtatttttttttcacgtGCATCACCTTTTATGTTACTTATGTTGTTAGTCTAGGACAATGAATCAGCACCTGTACATGGAATATaaatctcccagttgatacgataaaGGAGCTTGCATTTCTGCGTTATGATGAGTTCCTTGATAGAGACTGTTTGCTTTAAAGAAAGCTATAAAACCAAATTTTTAAtatgatgaaattgaagtcattCGAGTTTCTTCGAAAAATACATTTTGACGACCGTTATAGAATCTCTGTTTCACTGATGACGACgtgttttatacattttgacGACCGTTATAGAAtctctgtttcacagatgacgacgtgTTTTATATATAGCCCCGTCCTCTCTTACTGGAATTTTACATCACCGCATTTGACATTCACCGAACTTGTAAAATTACGGATGCCTCGATATAAATCCTTCTAGAGCCCCTCAAATAACCACTCGGTTTTGATAACGTTCGTGTTGTTCGGTCTTTTTCtctgttttgtgttttgtagacagctgttttgtcgagccttcgacaatagtcgaaaaagcgagacatgtgatctacattccgtcgtcggcggcgtccacaaatattcactctgtggttaaagttttaaaatattatcctggatttgtaccaaacttgggcAGAAGCtttttatgattataagatagcatccagaagtaaattttgtaaaatgaaaatcattttttctgtattttacttataaatggac is from Mytilus galloprovincialis chromosome 6, xbMytGall1.hap1.1, whole genome shotgun sequence and encodes:
- the LOC143079142 gene encoding fatty acyl-CoA hydrolase precursor, medium chain-like is translated as MLIAVFWFFAKVDHSNTTMKSSLVCLIFTFLVVLISADSNADTAFINAPSGPIKGLKLNYPKTGEPLFEFRGIPFAKPPIGPLRFQKTEPLEKRKEVHDGTKYGHICMQPGIDFIPEPSRPAMSEDCLVLNVYVPRKLQGHKLSVMVWLHGGGFWIGYGHQYDGGKLAMEGNVIIVTINYRLGAFGLFSVGHSAAKGNYGLWDQKMALQWVHDNIASFGGNPESVTLFGESAGGMSASFQSLIPSNKGLFQRVIAQSSVVSRFVLLKDSSVEKFVAEIAEKSSCPFDDEQIFVDCLREKTADEFLKLSDVFASMPTDKMMFDSLGMPVVDHELFLEHPIKSLEDKSSAVSHFFRSLDFMAGATSNEGSVLYMTFPPSFQEHFAFNVTEGIPYRAVCDGILSPFVELWYANNSNVKDKLCKYYSAESIVNQSLKATDAWADILFNFAINKMLEYHSGGNTYQYVVSKLSPKPFGGPPPPWFKGVGHGDELLYFFNITQFLSLDEEFVLNDKDKDFEKKMISYWTSFAKTGVPYGGDGSVPWKPYNIEDKHYLDLDDEMALKSNYKPEILDLWSNQLPATDLESATPDNGQRDEL